The proteins below are encoded in one region of Pseudonocardia sp. DSM 110487:
- a CDS encoding FAD-dependent oxidoreductase, giving the protein MSSTTTAAQSLWLAALPSTAYPPPSGERTFDVLVLGGGITGLTTALLLKRRGARVAVVEAGRVGAGVSGNNTAKVTALQSTVLTSIASTRGSEVADEYAARSLAAVELVAELAADEGIDCDLRRRDAFTVAVRDAELSDVEREFEAAQRAGLPVEMTASVDLPYPVAGAARLRDQVAFHPVQYVAGLAAAVDGDGCRVFENTRALSVAEGSPVRIETTRGPLTGDRVVVATHYPVWDRGLYFARMEASRSYCVAARVRGEPVKGMSITVGPRTWSYRSAGDLMIVLGSGHPTGARGVDRSCYDAVEEHLREHWDVEQVTHRWSAQDPTPYDHTPMIGTYTPGNSRMYVASGFSKWGLSGGTMAAAILSEQIGGGKGTDVFSPHRVSLRALPRLARLNAKVGADLVGDRLMPGRISSAEELAPGSAGVVRSGIERTGVYRDPDGGLHAVSMRCTHLGCLVRFNAAENSWDCPCHGSRFDVDGEVLEGPAVRPLPGRIPPGE; this is encoded by the coding sequence GTGTCATCCACCACGACCGCCGCGCAGTCGCTGTGGCTCGCCGCGCTGCCGAGCACGGCCTACCCACCCCCGTCCGGCGAGCGCACCTTCGACGTCCTCGTGCTCGGCGGCGGGATCACCGGCCTGACCACAGCGCTGCTGCTCAAGCGGCGCGGTGCCCGGGTGGCCGTCGTGGAGGCCGGGCGGGTCGGCGCCGGGGTCAGCGGCAACAACACCGCCAAGGTGACCGCCCTCCAGTCCACCGTGCTGACATCGATCGCGAGCACCCGCGGCTCGGAGGTCGCCGACGAGTACGCCGCGCGCAGCCTCGCCGCCGTCGAACTGGTGGCCGAGCTCGCCGCGGACGAGGGCATCGACTGCGACCTGCGGCGCCGTGACGCGTTCACCGTGGCCGTGCGGGACGCGGAACTCTCCGACGTCGAGCGCGAGTTCGAGGCGGCCCAGCGGGCGGGACTTCCGGTCGAGATGACCGCGTCGGTCGACCTGCCCTACCCGGTGGCCGGGGCGGCCCGGCTGCGCGACCAGGTGGCCTTCCACCCGGTGCAGTACGTGGCGGGGCTCGCCGCCGCCGTCGACGGCGACGGCTGCCGGGTGTTCGAGAACACCCGCGCGCTGAGCGTCGCGGAGGGCAGCCCGGTGCGGATCGAGACCACGCGCGGCCCGCTGACCGGCGACCGGGTTGTCGTCGCGACGCACTACCCGGTCTGGGATCGGGGGCTGTACTTCGCCCGGATGGAGGCGAGCCGCTCGTACTGCGTGGCCGCGCGCGTGCGCGGCGAGCCCGTCAAGGGAATGTCGATCACGGTCGGCCCGCGGACGTGGTCCTACCGGTCGGCAGGCGACCTGATGATCGTGCTCGGGAGCGGCCACCCGACGGGGGCGCGCGGTGTCGACCGGTCCTGCTACGACGCGGTCGAGGAGCACCTGCGCGAGCACTGGGACGTGGAACAGGTGACGCACCGCTGGTCGGCCCAGGACCCGACGCCATACGACCACACCCCGATGATCGGGACCTACACCCCTGGCAACTCACGGATGTATGTGGCATCCGGCTTCTCGAAGTGGGGGCTCTCCGGCGGCACGATGGCAGCGGCGATCCTGTCCGAGCAGATCGGCGGGGGCAAGGGCACGGACGTGTTCAGCCCGCACCGTGTCTCCCTGCGCGCGTTGCCGCGGCTCGCGCGCCTGAACGCGAAGGTGGGAGCCGACCTTGTCGGCGACCGGCTGATGCCGGGACGGATCTCCTCCGCCGAGGAGCTCGCGCCGGGCTCGGCGGGTGTGGTGCGCTCGGGCATCGAGCGCACCGGGGTGTACCGCGACCCGGACGGTGGCCTGCACGCCGTCTCGATGCGGTGCACGCACCTTGGCTGCCTCGTTCGCTTCAACGCCGCCGAGAACAGCTGGGACTGCCCGTGCCACGGCTCGCGGTTCGACGTCGACGGCGAGGTGCTGGAAGGGCCTGCCGTGCGGCCGCTGCCCGGGCGGATCCCGCCGGGTGAGTGA
- a CDS encoding AAA family ATPase, which yields MITASVHLVTGIQAAGKSTVAQTLAERLPGRTVHVHGDQFRRWIVGGRAEMTPDAGPEAVRQLRLRHLLTARTCDTYADAGFTVVAQDIVLGDELPRMVATIRTRPLHVVVLAPRPDAVAAREARRGKQAYGPWTVEALDQSLRTETPRVGLWLDSSELSVAETVDEIVRRTDESRVA from the coding sequence GTGATCACGGCTTCGGTGCACCTCGTCACCGGTATCCAGGCGGCGGGCAAGTCGACGGTGGCGCAGACCCTCGCCGAGCGGCTGCCCGGTCGGACCGTGCACGTGCACGGCGACCAGTTCCGCCGCTGGATCGTCGGCGGCCGAGCCGAGATGACGCCGGACGCAGGCCCCGAAGCGGTCCGTCAGCTGCGGCTACGGCACCTGCTCACGGCCCGGACGTGCGACACGTACGCCGACGCCGGCTTCACGGTCGTGGCCCAGGACATCGTGCTCGGCGACGAGCTGCCGCGGATGGTGGCGACGATCCGCACCCGGCCGCTGCACGTGGTCGTCCTCGCCCCGCGGCCGGACGCCGTGGCGGCGCGGGAGGCGCGGCGAGGCAAGCAGGCATACGGCCCGTGGACGGTGGAGGCGCTCGATCAGTCGCTGCGCACCGAGACACCGCGCGTGGGGCTGTGGCTCGACAGCTCCGAGCTGTCCGTGGCCGAGACCGTCGACGAGATCGTGCGCCGAACCGACGAGTCCAGGGTGGCGTGA
- a CDS encoding M18 family aminopeptidase yields MSDLAQDLAAFLTAAPTPYHTVAEGVRRLGEAGFTEQPEAGPWADGPGGRYLVRDGTLLAWFMPEGAPPGTPMRIFAAHTDSPTLKVKPRPDTGSAGWRQVAVEVYGGALWNSWLDRDLGLAGRLALFDGSVVLVDVRRPLLRVPQLAIHLDRQVNQGLKLDPQEHLLPVWGLGAPAEGDLIGFLAAEAGIDPAEVAAHDLVVHELTPPARLGEHEELLVGPRLDNLASVHSGICALLAAADDAAGVIPVFVGFDHEEIGSASATGAAGPLLETVLTRLAGGFDARGAAFAASRCLSVDVTHAAHPNYLGHHDPNHRSVPNGGPALKVNANQRYATDAPGAAAWHRACRDSGTPTQVFVSKNTMPCGSTVGPILSTRLGIRTVDVGIPVLSMHSARELCGVQDPAHLAAAATAFLTDPL; encoded by the coding sequence ATGAGCGATCTCGCGCAGGATCTCGCCGCGTTCCTCACCGCGGCGCCCACCCCGTACCACACCGTCGCCGAGGGCGTGCGCCGTCTGGGGGAAGCCGGCTTCACCGAGCAGCCGGAGGCCGGGCCTTGGGCGGACGGCCCCGGCGGCCGCTACCTGGTGCGCGACGGCACGCTGCTGGCCTGGTTCATGCCCGAGGGCGCCCCGCCCGGAACGCCCATGCGGATCTTCGCCGCGCACACCGACTCGCCCACCCTCAAGGTCAAGCCGCGGCCCGACACCGGGTCGGCCGGGTGGCGGCAAGTAGCGGTGGAGGTCTACGGCGGCGCGCTGTGGAACTCGTGGCTCGACCGCGACCTCGGTCTCGCGGGCCGCCTCGCCCTCTTCGACGGCTCCGTCGTGCTCGTCGACGTGCGCAGGCCGCTGCTGCGGGTGCCGCAGCTGGCCATACACCTGGACCGCCAGGTGAACCAGGGCCTCAAGCTGGACCCCCAGGAGCACCTGCTGCCCGTCTGGGGACTGGGCGCCCCCGCAGAGGGCGACCTGATCGGGTTCCTCGCCGCGGAGGCAGGCATCGACCCGGCCGAGGTGGCCGCCCACGACCTCGTCGTGCACGAGCTCACCCCGCCCGCCCGGCTGGGCGAGCACGAGGAGCTCCTGGTGGGCCCGCGGCTGGACAACCTCGCGTCCGTGCACTCGGGCATCTGCGCCCTGCTCGCCGCGGCCGACGACGCGGCTGGGGTGATCCCCGTGTTCGTCGGCTTCGACCACGAGGAGATCGGCAGCGCCTCCGCGACCGGGGCCGCCGGTCCGCTGCTGGAGACCGTGCTCACCCGGCTCGCGGGCGGCTTCGACGCGCGCGGCGCCGCGTTCGCCGCGTCCCGCTGCCTCTCGGTGGACGTCACCCACGCCGCGCACCCGAACTACCTCGGCCACCACGACCCGAACCACCGCTCGGTGCCGAACGGCGGACCGGCGCTGAAGGTCAACGCCAACCAGCGCTACGCCACCGACGCCCCCGGCGCGGCCGCGTGGCACCGCGCGTGCCGGGACTCGGGCACCCCCACGCAGGTGTTCGTCAGCAAGAACACCATGCCCTGCGGAAGCACCGTCGGGCCGATCCTGTCCACCCGGCTGGGCATCCGCACCGTCGACGTCGGGATCCCGGTGCTCTCGATGCACTCCGCGCGGGAGCTGTGCGGGGTGCAGGATCCGGCTCACCTCGCCGCAGCGGCCACCGCGTTCCTCACCGACCCGCTCTGA
- a CDS encoding NAD(P)-dependent oxidoreductase, whose protein sequence is MTIERNTMSQHDRSPVTVIGLGAMGTRIAEVLLAGGHPTTVWNRTPGRADPLVAQGAVGSGDVAEAITASPLVIVCVLDYAAAREIVEPVAGELAGRTVIHYTTGTPRQAREMAQWAAAHGIEYVDSGMMATPPMIGKDGARFLYSGSKDAFERYRSGLELLGTAEYFGEDAGLASLYDLALLSAMYGMFAGFFHGAALVGSAGVPAADFAGQAAAWVTAMTAGLPYDAAFIDSGDYTTADEQTIAFNKSGFDTIVQASREEGVAVDLVAPLQALLAHQVAEGNGAASFARVFEGIRAGR, encoded by the coding sequence ATGACGATCGAGAGGAACACCATGTCCCAGCACGACCGCTCGCCCGTCACCGTGATCGGCCTCGGTGCCATGGGCACCCGGATCGCCGAGGTCCTGCTCGCGGGCGGGCACCCGACCACCGTCTGGAACCGCACCCCCGGCCGGGCCGACCCGCTCGTCGCACAGGGTGCGGTCGGATCAGGGGACGTCGCCGAGGCGATCACGGCGAGCCCGCTCGTCATCGTGTGCGTACTCGACTACGCCGCTGCTCGCGAGATCGTCGAACCCGTCGCTGGCGAGCTCGCCGGGCGCACCGTGATCCACTACACCACTGGCACGCCGCGGCAGGCCCGCGAGATGGCCCAGTGGGCGGCCGCGCACGGCATCGAGTACGTCGACAGCGGCATGATGGCGACCCCGCCGATGATCGGAAAGGACGGCGCGCGCTTCCTCTACAGCGGTTCGAAGGACGCGTTCGAGCGCTACCGGTCCGGCCTGGAGCTGCTGGGGACGGCGGAGTACTTCGGCGAGGACGCCGGGCTCGCCTCGCTCTACGACCTCGCGCTCCTGTCGGCGATGTACGGGATGTTCGCGGGCTTCTTCCACGGGGCCGCGCTCGTCGGGAGCGCCGGGGTCCCGGCGGCGGACTTCGCCGGACAGGCCGCGGCATGGGTCACCGCCATGACGGCGGGCCTCCCGTACGACGCCGCGTTCATCGACTCGGGCGACTACACCACAGCCGACGAGCAGACCATCGCGTTCAACAAGTCCGGCTTCGACACGATCGTGCAGGCCAGCAGGGAGGAGGGCGTCGCCGTCGACCTCGTGGCGCCGCTGCAGGCCCTGCTCGCCCACCAGGTCGCGGAGGGCAACGGTGCCGCGAGCTTCGCGCGGGTCTTCGAGGGGATCAGAGCGGGTCGGTGA
- a CDS encoding MFS transporter, whose protein sequence is MGWALVSDVVPLYPLYALLFTATGLSVAQVSALFAIWSAVAVLTEVPSGALADRFSRRSCLVAAGVLQAAAYATWVLMPGFAGFALGFVLWGFGGSLVSGAKEALLYDGLAAAGAKEHYARVAGWVAAMELVAQLPAALAATWLFVVGGFPMAGWVSVGTCLAAACVAATLPEPSRHDDGDGTRYLATLRSGVRDATRSPGVWPVLLAAAVLAAYDGVEEYFPLLLAGWGIPTAAVPLAAVPIVLGGTAGAALGGAAARLPAWALAVILGTAMVLLGVAAGVIAVAAFYGGYRAVLVVLDARLQERIASATRATVTSVAGLGTELATFAVYAAWAAGGAPLLAAGGLLIAAALPVLLRRRVAGSGAPGMAATRRTEEGARPPGDS, encoded by the coding sequence GTGGGGTGGGCGCTTGTCAGCGACGTCGTCCCGCTGTACCCCCTGTACGCGCTGCTGTTCACGGCCACGGGGCTGTCCGTCGCGCAGGTCTCAGCGCTGTTCGCGATCTGGTCGGCGGTCGCGGTGCTCACGGAGGTGCCGTCCGGCGCGCTCGCAGACCGGTTCTCCCGGCGTTCGTGCCTGGTGGCGGCGGGGGTCCTGCAGGCCGCCGCGTACGCCACGTGGGTGCTGATGCCCGGCTTCGCCGGGTTCGCGCTCGGCTTCGTGCTCTGGGGGTTCGGCGGATCGCTTGTCTCTGGTGCGAAGGAGGCACTGCTCTACGACGGACTGGCCGCGGCCGGGGCGAAGGAGCACTACGCGCGTGTCGCGGGCTGGGTCGCCGCGATGGAGTTGGTGGCCCAGCTGCCGGCGGCGCTCGCGGCCACGTGGCTCTTCGTCGTCGGCGGGTTCCCGATGGCCGGGTGGGTGAGCGTGGGCACGTGCCTCGCCGCCGCCTGCGTCGCCGCGACCCTGCCGGAACCGTCCCGCCACGACGACGGTGACGGCACCCGCTACCTGGCGACGCTGCGCTCCGGCGTCAGGGACGCGACTCGTAGCCCCGGCGTCTGGCCCGTATTGCTGGCCGCCGCCGTCCTCGCTGCCTACGACGGCGTCGAGGAGTACTTCCCGCTCCTGCTGGCGGGATGGGGCATTCCCACCGCGGCCGTCCCGCTCGCCGCCGTCCCGATCGTGCTCGGCGGGACGGCGGGTGCCGCGCTCGGGGGAGCGGCCGCCCGGCTGCCCGCGTGGGCACTGGCGGTGATCCTCGGGACGGCGATGGTGCTCCTCGGGGTCGCGGCCGGCGTGATCGCCGTCGCCGCGTTCTACGGCGGCTATCGGGCGGTGCTCGTGGTCCTCGACGCGCGGCTGCAGGAGCGGATCGCGAGTGCCACGCGCGCCACCGTGACCTCCGTGGCCGGGCTGGGCACGGAGCTGGCGACGTTCGCGGTGTACGCGGCATGGGCGGCGGGCGGAGCGCCGCTGCTCGCCGCGGGAGGCCTGCTGATCGCGGCGGCGCTGCCGGTGCTGCTGCGGAGACGGGTGGCGGGTAGCGGCGCCCCCGGTATGGCCGCCACCCGCCGGACCGAGGAGGGCGCTCGCCCGCCGGGAGATTCGTGA